Within the Deltaproteobacteria bacterium genome, the region TGGCGCGGCTCGAGGAGTTCGCCTACACCGAGGCGACGGCGATCGCCGTCGTCCTGCTCACGATCTCGTTCGTCACGCTCTTCGCCATCAACCTCCTCGAACGCTGGAGCAAGCGACACCATGGCTGAGACCCCGGCCCAGGCCCCTCCCCGCGCGCACGACGACCCGCCCGCCGTGAAGGCGGCCCTCATCCTGGCCGCGGTCGCGGTCATGGCGTTCTTCGTCGTCGTCCCGCTCGTGAACGTCTTCGTGCAGGCGCTCGCCGGCGGCGTGGGCGTCTACTGGCGGAACCTGACCGGGGATGCCGACACGCTCCACTCGATCAAGCTCACGCTCATCGTGGCGCCCATCGCCGTGGGGCTGAACGTGACCTTCGGCATCGCGGCGGCGTGGGCGATCGCGCGCTTCCGCTTCCCGGGCCGCACGGCGCTCACCGCTCTCATCGACCTGCCGTTCACCGTCTCGCCGGTCGTGGTCGGCCTCTTCCTCCTCCTCCTCTTCGGCCTGCAGGGCACCTTCGGCCCCTGGCTCCGCGCCCACGATCTGAAGATCGTCTTCGCCCTCCCCGGCCTCGTCCTCGCCACCGCCTTCGTCACCTTCCCCGTGGTGGCGCGCGAGCTGATCCCGCTCATGGAGGCGATCGGCGCCGAGGAGGAGGTGGCCGCGGTCAGCCTCGGGGCGCGCGGCTGGCAGGTGTTCCGGCTGATCACGCTGCCCAACATCAAGTGGGGCCTCCTCTACGGGGTGATCCTCTGCAACGCGCGCGCGATGGGCGAGTTCGGCGCCGTCTACGTCGTCTCCGGCCACATCGCCGGCAAGACCGACACCATGCCTCTCCGCGTCGAGAAGCTCTTCCAGGAGTACAACCTCCCCGGCGCCTTCGCCCTGGCGTCCGTGCTCGCCATGCTCGCGCTGGTCACGCTCTTCGCGAAGACCGCGCTCGAGTGGAAGACCCGCCGCGACCTGGCCGAGGCCGCGCGGCTCGCGGCCCAGGGAGGCGAGCCATGAGCATCACGGTCGAGCGGGTGACGAAGTGCTTCGGCACGTTCGTCGCGCTCAGCGAGGTCAGCCTCGAGGTCCCGAGCGGCGCTCTGCTGGCCCTCCTCGGCCCCTCCGGCTCGGGGAAGACGACGCTGCTGCGCATCATCGCCGGCCTCGAACCGCCCGACGCGGGCGCCGTCCGCTACCACGACGAGGACGTGACCCACGCGCCCGTGACCGAGCGCAACGTGGGCTTCGTCTTCCAGCACTACGCGCTCTTCCGGCATCTCAGCGTGTTCGAGAACGTGGCCTTCGGGCTGCGCGTGCGGAAGGTGCCGCGGGCGCGCGTCCGCGAGCGCGTGCGGGAGCTGCTGCGACTGGTCCAACTCGAGGGGTACGAGCGCTCGCTGCCTGCGCAGCTCTCCGGCGGCCAACGCCAGCGCGTCGCGCTCGCACGCGCGCTCGCCGCCGAGCCGAAGGTGCTCCTCCTCGACGAGCCGTTCGGGGCGCTCGACGCCCGGGTGCGCCAGGAGCTCCGCCAGTGGCTCCGGCGGCTCCACGACCAGCTGCACGTGACCAGCGTGTTCGTCACGCACGACCAGGAGGAGGCCTTCGAGGTCGCCGACCGCGTCGTCATCATGAACCACGGGCGCATCGAGCAGATCGGCACGCCGCAGGATATCTTCGAGCAGCCCGCCAACCCCTTCGTCATGGATTTCCTCGGCAACGTGAACGTCTTCCACGCGAGCGTGCAGAACGGGCGGGCGCGAGTCGGCAACCTCGAGGTCGCCTACCCGGACTACCCCTACGACGAGTCGCGCGCCGCGACGGCCTTCATCCGCTCGCACGAGCTCGAGATC harbors:
- a CDS encoding sulfate ABC transporter permease subunit CysT: ARLEEFAYTEATAIAVVLLTISFVTLFAINLLERWSKRHHG
- the cysW gene encoding sulfate ABC transporter permease subunit CysW is translated as MAETPAQAPPRAHDDPPAVKAALILAAVAVMAFFVVVPLVNVFVQALAGGVGVYWRNLTGDADTLHSIKLTLIVAPIAVGLNVTFGIAAAWAIARFRFPGRTALTALIDLPFTVSPVVVGLFLLLLFGLQGTFGPWLRAHDLKIVFALPGLVLATAFVTFPVVARELIPLMEAIGAEEEVAAVSLGARGWQVFRLITLPNIKWGLLYGVILCNARAMGEFGAVYVVSGHIAGKTDTMPLRVEKLFQEYNLPGAFALASVLAMLALVTLFAKTALEWKTRRDLAEAARLAAQGGEP
- a CDS encoding sulfate/molybdate ABC transporter ATP-binding protein translates to MSITVERVTKCFGTFVALSEVSLEVPSGALLALLGPSGSGKTTLLRIIAGLEPPDAGAVRYHDEDVTHAPVTERNVGFVFQHYALFRHLSVFENVAFGLRVRKVPRARVRERVRELLRLVQLEGYERSLPAQLSGGQRQRVALARALAAEPKVLLLDEPFGALDARVRQELRQWLRRLHDQLHVTSVFVTHDQEEAFEVADRVVIMNHGRIEQIGTPQDIFEQPANPFVMDFLGNVNVFHASVQNGRARVGNLEVAYPDYPYDESRAATAFIRSHELEIVRARNGRPGLEAKVTHVNPARPVVKVRVYSEAFAVMLTIDVSWERYAELRLRVGDTVWVAPRQLRVFVQDYAI